In one Sphingomonas sanguinis genomic region, the following are encoded:
- the pdhA gene encoding pyruvate dehydrogenase (acetyl-transferring) E1 component subunit alpha — translation MAKAPSRTSEPPIPNRERPAEPQPFQATKEQLLDFYKQMLLIRRFEEKAGQLYGLGLIGGFCHLYIGQEAVAVGLQSALDGDKDSVITGYRDHGHMLAYGIDPKVIMAELTGRAAGISKGKGGSMHMFSTEHKFYGGHGIVGAQVSLGTGLAFGHKYSNDGGVCLAYFGDGAANQGQVYESFNMAELWKLPIIFVIENNQYAMGTAVNRASSEDQLYRRGESFRIPGIQVDGMDVLACRGAAEEALAWVRAGKGPVILEMKTYRYRGHSMSDPAKYRSREEVQGVRDKSDPIDHVKRLLEEQGVTEADLKVLEQDIRKQVNEAADFAEQTPEPDVAELYTEVLVERY, via the coding sequence GTGGCAAAAGCTCCAAGCCGTACCAGCGAGCCCCCCATTCCCAATCGGGAGCGTCCCGCCGAACCGCAGCCGTTCCAGGCGACCAAGGAACAGCTGCTGGATTTCTATAAGCAGATGCTCCTGATCCGCCGCTTCGAAGAAAAGGCGGGTCAGCTTTATGGCCTGGGCCTGATCGGCGGTTTCTGCCACCTGTATATCGGCCAGGAAGCCGTGGCGGTGGGTCTCCAGTCGGCGCTCGACGGCGACAAGGACTCGGTCATCACTGGTTACCGCGACCATGGCCATATGCTGGCTTACGGCATCGATCCCAAGGTCATCATGGCCGAGCTTACGGGGCGTGCCGCCGGCATCTCCAAGGGCAAGGGCGGGTCGATGCACATGTTCTCGACCGAGCATAAGTTTTACGGCGGCCACGGCATCGTGGGCGCGCAGGTGTCGCTGGGCACCGGCCTGGCGTTCGGGCACAAGTACAGCAATGACGGCGGCGTCTGCCTCGCCTATTTCGGCGACGGCGCGGCCAATCAGGGCCAGGTGTACGAGAGCTTCAACATGGCCGAGCTGTGGAAGCTCCCGATCATCTTCGTGATCGAGAACAACCAGTATGCCATGGGCACCGCGGTCAACCGCGCCTCGTCCGAGGACCAGCTGTATCGCCGTGGCGAGAGCTTCCGCATCCCCGGCATCCAGGTCGACGGCATGGACGTGCTGGCCTGCCGTGGCGCGGCCGAAGAGGCGCTGGCCTGGGTCCGCGCGGGCAAGGGCCCGGTCATCCTCGAGATGAAGACCTATCGCTATCGCGGTCACTCCATGTCCGACCCCGCCAAGTATCGCAGCCGCGAGGAAGTGCAGGGCGTGCGCGACAAGTCCGATCCGATCGATCATGTGAAGCGTCTTCTCGAAGAACAGGGCGTCACCGAGGCCGATCTGAAGGTCCTGGAGCAGGACATCCGCAAGCAGGTCAACGAGGCGGCGGACTTCGCCGAGCAGACCCCCGAGCCCGATGTGGCTGAACTCTACACTGAAGTGCTGGTGGAGCGTTACTAA
- the hisI gene encoding phosphoribosyl-AMP cyclohydrolase yields the protein MADYRDTGLTLDPKYDANGLLTAIVTDRATGDLLMVAHMNAEALEATRSTGDAHFWSRSRGRLWKKGESSNNVLRVVEMRIDCDQDAIWLICDPAGPACHTGARSCFYRRIEGDGLAPVA from the coding sequence ATGGCCGATTACCGCGATACCGGGCTGACGCTCGACCCGAAATATGATGCAAACGGATTGCTGACCGCGATCGTCACCGATCGGGCGACCGGCGATCTGCTGATGGTCGCGCATATGAATGCTGAGGCGCTCGAAGCCACGCGGTCCACCGGCGACGCGCATTTCTGGTCGCGCAGCCGGGGGCGGCTCTGGAAGAAGGGCGAAAGCTCGAACAATGTGCTGCGCGTGGTGGAGATGCGGATCGACTGCGATCAGGACGCGATTTGGCTGATTTGCGATCCGGCGGGACCGGCCTGCCACACAGGCGCGCGCAGCTGCTTTTATCGGCGGATCGAGGGCGACGGCTTGGCCCCGGTCGCGTGA
- a CDS encoding MFS transporter has translation MDRPKHPFRIANFRSYWLSRFSGTIAVSAMSIVIGWQVYNLARETMDVRQAAFMLGMIGFAQFVPLFLLTPITGLVADSVDRRWIVRATTALLVVTAATLWLLTWSGHLTLGALFTAAVAFGIARAFSGPAYSSLAPNLVPRESLPTAIAVSSIAWQVGTIAGPSVGGLLYAVHPEFAYGVATLLFAVALFCIFLIGPVPQPPAQTDRRPLTRIVEGFSYVRRNRLVQAAITLDLFAVLLAGATSLLPVYARDILHVGSQGLGVLAAGMGIGAATTAIWFSFRPMKTNVGVKMLAAVVVFGLSILTFGIASHITGALGLGTGTLALGGVTLFVHPAFILSLIALICAGGADMVSVYVRQSLIQLHTPDAMRGRVSAVSQLTISASNELGEFESGVMASILGPVGAVVFGGLGAIGVTLLWSRLFPELRRARTFDPPEILATEPAHGEAKP, from the coding sequence ATGGATAGACCCAAACACCCGTTCCGCATCGCCAATTTCCGCAGCTATTGGCTGTCACGGTTCAGCGGAACCATCGCAGTGTCGGCCATGTCGATCGTCATCGGATGGCAGGTGTACAATCTGGCACGCGAGACGATGGACGTGCGCCAGGCCGCCTTCATGCTGGGCATGATCGGCTTTGCGCAGTTCGTGCCGCTGTTCCTGCTGACACCGATCACCGGACTGGTCGCCGACAGCGTCGACCGGCGCTGGATCGTCCGGGCGACGACGGCGCTGCTGGTCGTGACCGCCGCGACGCTCTGGTTGCTCACCTGGTCGGGACATCTGACGCTGGGCGCGCTGTTCACCGCCGCCGTCGCCTTCGGCATCGCGCGGGCCTTTTCGGGACCGGCCTATTCCTCGCTCGCCCCCAATCTGGTGCCGCGTGAAAGCCTGCCGACCGCCATCGCGGTCAGTTCGATCGCGTGGCAGGTCGGCACCATCGCGGGGCCGAGTGTCGGTGGCCTGCTTTACGCGGTGCATCCCGAATTCGCCTATGGCGTCGCGACCCTGTTGTTCGCCGTCGCCCTGTTCTGCATCTTCCTGATCGGCCCGGTGCCGCAACCCCCGGCGCAGACCGACCGCCGCCCGCTGACCCGAATCGTCGAGGGGTTCAGCTATGTCCGCCGCAACCGGTTGGTGCAGGCGGCAATCACGCTCGATCTATTCGCGGTGCTACTGGCGGGCGCGACCTCGCTGCTGCCGGTCTATGCGCGCGACATCCTGCATGTCGGGTCGCAGGGCCTGGGCGTGCTGGCGGCGGGCATGGGCATCGGGGCGGCGACCACCGCGATCTGGTTCTCGTTCAGGCCGATGAAGACCAATGTCGGCGTGAAGATGCTGGCGGCGGTCGTCGTGTTCGGGCTGTCGATCCTGACCTTCGGCATCGCCAGCCATATCACCGGCGCGCTGGGCCTGGGCACGGGCACGCTCGCGCTGGGCGGCGTCACCCTCTTCGTCCATCCCGCCTTCATCCTCAGCCTGATCGCCCTGATCTGCGCGGGTGGCGCTGACATGGTGTCGGTTTATGTCCGCCAGTCGCTGATCCAACTTCACACCCCCGACGCGATGCGCGGGCGTGTGAGTGCGGTGTCGCAGCTGACCATCTCCGCCTCCAACGAGCTGGGCGAGTTCGAGAGCGGGGTCATGGCCTCGATCCTCGGCCCGGTCGGCGCGGTGGTGTTCGGCGGGCTGGGCGCGATCGGCGTGACCTTGCTCTGGTCGCGGCTGTTCCCGGAACTCCGGCGCGCGCGAACCTTTGATCCTCCCGAGATCCTTGCAACCGAACCTGCCCACGGAGAAGCCAAGCCATGA
- a CDS encoding pyruvate dehydrogenase complex E1 component subunit beta: MAIEIKMPALSPTMEEGTLAKWLVKEGDTVKSGDIMAEIETDKATMEFEAVDEGVIAKILVAEGTDNVKVGTAIALLAEEGEDVASAAASGSRSGDAANAAPKNEATDHNAPPMPEGAAAAEQESGTQKLVASAEQEAPASPEIPEGTEMVKLTVREALRDAMAEEMRADDRVFVMGEEVAQYQGAYKVTQGLLDEFGDRRVIDTPITEYGFAGVGTGAAMGGLRPVIEFMTFNFAMQAIDHIINSAAKTNYMSGGQMRCPIVFRGPNGAASRVGAQHSQNYGPWYASVPGLIVIAPYDAADAKGLLKAAIRSEDPVVFLENELMYGRSFDVPKMDDFVLPIGKARIMREGKDVTLVSYSIGVGVALEAAEKLAAEGIDAEVIDLRTLRPLDTKTVLKSLSKTNRLVVVEEGWPTCSIASEITAVVMEEGFDDLDAPVLRVTNEDVPLPYAANLEKLALVDANKVVAAVKKVTYRG; encoded by the coding sequence ATGGCGATCGAGATCAAGATGCCGGCCCTTTCCCCGACCATGGAAGAGGGCACGCTCGCCAAGTGGCTCGTGAAGGAAGGCGATACGGTCAAGTCCGGCGACATCATGGCCGAGATCGAGACCGACAAGGCGACGATGGAATTCGAGGCCGTGGATGAAGGCGTGATCGCCAAGATCCTGGTCGCCGAGGGCACCGACAATGTGAAGGTCGGCACCGCCATCGCGCTGCTGGCCGAAGAGGGCGAGGACGTCGCGTCCGCCGCCGCTTCGGGTTCGCGTTCGGGCGATGCGGCCAATGCCGCGCCGAAGAACGAGGCGACCGACCACAACGCGCCGCCGATGCCGGAAGGCGCCGCCGCCGCCGAGCAGGAAAGCGGCACGCAGAAGCTGGTCGCTAGCGCCGAGCAGGAAGCGCCCGCCTCGCCGGAAATCCCGGAAGGCACCGAGATGGTGAAGCTGACCGTCCGCGAAGCGCTGCGCGACGCGATGGCCGAGGAAATGCGCGCCGACGACCGTGTCTTCGTGATGGGCGAGGAAGTCGCCCAGTATCAGGGAGCGTACAAGGTCACGCAAGGGCTGCTGGACGAGTTCGGCGACCGTCGCGTGATCGACACGCCGATCACCGAATATGGCTTTGCCGGTGTCGGCACGGGTGCGGCCATGGGCGGCCTGCGTCCGGTCATCGAGTTCATGACGTTCAACTTCGCCATGCAGGCGATCGACCACATCATCAACTCGGCCGCCAAGACCAACTACATGTCCGGCGGCCAGATGCGTTGCCCGATCGTGTTTCGTGGTCCCAACGGTGCCGCCAGCCGCGTCGGCGCGCAGCACTCGCAGAACTATGGTCCGTGGTATGCCTCGGTCCCCGGCCTGATCGTGATCGCGCCTTATGATGCGGCCGATGCCAAGGGCCTGCTGAAGGCCGCGATCCGTTCGGAAGACCCGGTCGTGTTCCTCGAGAACGAGCTGATGTACGGTCGGTCGTTCGACGTGCCCAAGATGGACGATTTTGTCCTGCCGATCGGCAAGGCGCGGATCATGCGCGAGGGCAAGGACGTGACGCTCGTCTCCTACTCGATCGGCGTGGGCGTCGCGCTCGAAGCCGCCGAGAAGCTGGCCGCCGAGGGCATCGACGCGGAGGTGATTGACCTGCGCACGCTGCGTCCGCTCGACACCAAGACGGTGCTGAAGTCGCTCTCCAAGACCAATCGCCTGGTCGTGGTCGAGGAAGGCTGGCCGACCTGCTCGATCGCGTCGGAAATCACTGCCGTCGTGATGGAAGAAGGCTTCGACGATCTCGACGCGCCGGTGCTGCGCGTGACCAACGAGGACGTGCCGCTGCCTTATGCCGCCAACCTCGAAAAGCTGGCGCTGGTCGACGCGAACAAGGTCGTCGCGGCGGTCAAGAAGGTGACCTATCGCGGCTAA
- the trmFO gene encoding methylenetetrahydrofolate--tRNA-(uracil(54)-C(5))-methyltransferase (FADH(2)-oxidizing) TrmFO, with amino-acid sequence MTYDIHVIGGGLAGSEATWQLAEAGLKVRLSEMRGGADTTPAHHGGDLAELVCSNSFRSDDATSNAVGLLHQEMRALGSIIMAKGDTHAVPAGSALAVDRDGFSGGVTAALEAHPNITIVRERIDALPDGPAIIATGPLTAPSLAGGIGEATGAEALAFFDAIAPIVHRESIDMDVAWFQSRWNKGTGKDYINCPMDKEQYYAFHQALLDGEKTEFREWEKDTPYFDGCMPVEVMAERGVETLRFGPMKGVGLDDPRTGRWPYAVVQLRQDNAAGTLWNIVGFQTKLKYAEQIRIFRTIPGLEKAEFARLGGLHRNTFIRSPELLDATLRLKSRPNLRFAGQITGCEGYIESAAIGLLAGRFAAAELTGKTIAPPPVETALGALLGHITGLAEAETYQPMNVNFGLFPPIPGRTKKADRKRMYTDRAREALPGWLNSLPPGPPPVPQPVPFAPEDSPAEQPVDA; translated from the coding sequence ATGACTTATGACATTCATGTGATCGGCGGCGGGCTCGCGGGCTCGGAAGCCACCTGGCAGCTCGCCGAGGCTGGCCTGAAGGTGCGCCTGTCCGAAATGCGCGGCGGGGCGGACACCACGCCCGCCCATCATGGCGGCGACCTGGCGGAGCTGGTCTGCTCCAACTCCTTCCGTTCGGACGACGCGACCTCCAACGCGGTCGGACTGCTGCATCAGGAGATGCGCGCCCTCGGCTCGATCATCATGGCCAAGGGCGACACCCATGCGGTGCCCGCCGGGTCCGCGCTCGCGGTCGACCGCGACGGTTTTTCGGGCGGCGTGACCGCGGCGCTCGAGGCCCATCCCAACATCACTATCGTCCGCGAACGGATCGATGCTTTGCCGGATGGCCCTGCGATCATCGCGACCGGCCCGCTGACCGCGCCGTCGCTGGCGGGCGGCATCGGCGAGGCGACCGGCGCGGAGGCGCTGGCCTTCTTCGACGCGATCGCGCCCATCGTCCACCGCGAGTCGATCGACATGGACGTCGCCTGGTTCCAGAGCCGTTGGAACAAGGGCACGGGCAAGGATTACATCAACTGCCCGATGGACAAGGAGCAATATTACGCCTTCCATCAGGCATTGCTCGACGGTGAGAAGACCGAGTTTCGCGAGTGGGAAAAGGACACGCCCTATTTCGACGGTTGCATGCCGGTCGAGGTGATGGCCGAACGCGGGGTGGAGACGCTGCGCTTCGGGCCGATGAAGGGCGTCGGGCTGGATGATCCGCGCACCGGGCGCTGGCCCTATGCGGTGGTCCAGCTGCGCCAGGACAATGCGGCGGGCACGCTGTGGAACATCGTCGGTTTTCAGACCAAGCTGAAATATGCCGAGCAGATCCGCATCTTCCGTACGATTCCGGGCTTGGAAAAGGCCGAGTTCGCGCGGCTGGGCGGCCTGCACCGCAACACCTTCATCCGCTCGCCCGAGTTACTCGATGCGACGCTGCGGTTGAAGTCACGGCCGAACCTGCGCTTCGCGGGCCAGATCACGGGGTGCGAGGGCTATATCGAGAGCGCGGCGATCGGCCTGCTCGCCGGGCGTTTCGCCGCCGCCGAACTGACCGGCAAGACCATTGCGCCGCCGCCGGTCGAGACGGCTCTGGGTGCGCTGCTCGGCCATATCACCGGGCTGGCGGAGGCCGAGACCTATCAGCCGATGAACGTAAATTTCGGCCTGTTCCCGCCCATTCCTGGCCGGACCAAGAAGGCCGACCGTAAGCGGATGTACACCGACCGCGCGCGCGAGGCGCTGCCCGGTTGGCTCAATTCTCTTCCGCCTGGCCCGCCTCCGGTGCCTCAGCCGGTGCCGTTCGCGCCGGAGGACAGTCCCGCCGAGCAGCCGGTCGACGCTTGA
- a CDS encoding MerR family transcriptional regulator, which yields MTQVAASAEPLPSADRDDYSITELCAEFGVTARALRFYEDEGLISPQRRGTQRIYSQRDRARLAWILRGKRVGFSLADIREMIDLYDLGDGRRLQREVTLERCTAKIEALQAQKRDIDAAIAELTEFVALVESHRD from the coding sequence ATGACCCAGGTCGCCGCCTCCGCCGAACCGCTGCCCAGCGCCGATCGCGACGATTATTCGATCACCGAGCTGTGCGCCGAGTTCGGCGTCACCGCCCGTGCGCTGCGCTTCTATGAGGATGAAGGGCTGATCTCGCCGCAGCGGCGGGGGACGCAACGCATCTATTCGCAGCGGGATCGCGCGCGGCTTGCCTGGATTTTGCGGGGCAAGCGGGTGGGGTTCAGCCTGGCCGATATCCGCGAGATGATCGATCTGTACGATCTGGGCGACGGGCGGCGCCTCCAGCGCGAAGTGACGCTGGAACGGTGCACCGCCAAGATCGAGGCGCTCCAGGCGCAGAAGCGGGATATCGACGCAGCGATCGCCGAGCTGACCGAGTTCGTGGCGCTGGTCGAATCGCACCGGGATTAA
- a CDS encoding DUF7218 family protein, whose product MARDHGAQIKDDALYEELRKQGQSKEKAARIANAKAKGSLDHKSTHLEDRSKDELMDEARRIGIAGRSKMNKDALIKAIRDHG is encoded by the coding sequence ATGGCACGCGATCACGGCGCCCAGATCAAGGACGACGCCCTGTACGAGGAACTGCGCAAGCAGGGCCAATCCAAGGAAAAAGCCGCGCGCATCGCCAATGCCAAGGCGAAGGGCAGCCTGGATCACAAATCCACTCATCTGGAGGATCGGTCGAAGGACGAGCTGATGGACGAGGCGCGCAGGATCGGGATCGCGGGGCGATCGAAGATGAACAAGGACGCGCTCATCAAGGCGATTCGCGATCACGGGTGA
- a CDS encoding DUF488 domain-containing protein, producing MTTIFTIGYEGATVDGFLATLKSAGVQRLIDVRALPLSRRPGFSKSPLAAALKEVGIDYVHLKDLGTPKRGRDAAKKGDVGTLREVYDDQLALPEAQAAAARMLDLAGEKPSALLCFERDPCHCHRTLLLEAVGQEMTVVDLYV from the coding sequence ATGACCACCATCTTCACCATCGGTTACGAGGGCGCGACCGTCGATGGCTTCCTTGCAACGTTGAAATCGGCCGGGGTCCAGCGGCTGATCGACGTTCGCGCGCTGCCGCTGTCCCGGCGTCCGGGCTTTTCCAAGTCACCGCTGGCCGCCGCGTTGAAGGAGGTCGGCATCGACTATGTCCATCTGAAGGATTTGGGCACCCCCAAGCGCGGGCGCGATGCGGCCAAGAAGGGCGATGTCGGCACGCTGCGCGAGGTCTATGACGACCAGTTGGCCCTGCCCGAGGCGCAGGCGGCGGCCGCGCGGATGCTCGATCTGGCGGGCGAGAAACCGAGTGCGCTGCTATGCTTCGAGCGCGATCCCTGCCACTGCCACCGGACGCTGCTGCTGGAGGCGGTGGGGCAGGAGATGACCGTCGTCGATCTCTACGTCTGA
- a CDS encoding squalene/phytoene synthase family protein yields MTDASASATPPPAIEAVMREQALAVGYAPASAREGFAALLDLDHQLASILQSTTEPMIGQMRLTWWYEALEKLDREPAPAHPVLQRLAASVLPGGVRGADLAPMIEGWEALLDDGEALDDERIARHAEARGGVLFASVGRLLGQSGMVPLGAGWAKADLAQHVSDEATRTRIGAAALLDLDAILASKSPKPVRGLSGLAILARESLRHPDRLPGHPMRAARLAWHGLTGR; encoded by the coding sequence ATGACCGACGCTTCTGCCTCCGCCACACCCCCGCCCGCCATCGAAGCGGTAATGCGCGAACAGGCGCTGGCGGTTGGCTATGCGCCTGCGTCGGCGCGCGAGGGGTTCGCCGCGCTGCTCGATCTCGACCACCAGCTTGCCTCGATCCTGCAAAGCACGACCGAGCCGATGATCGGCCAGATGCGGCTGACCTGGTGGTATGAGGCGCTGGAAAAGCTCGACCGCGAGCCCGCGCCCGCGCATCCGGTATTGCAGCGGCTGGCGGCGTCGGTTTTGCCCGGTGGTGTGCGGGGGGCGGACCTCGCGCCGATGATCGAGGGGTGGGAGGCGCTGCTCGATGATGGCGAGGCGCTGGATGACGAGCGCATCGCGCGCCATGCCGAGGCGCGCGGGGGCGTGTTGTTTGCGAGTGTCGGGCGGTTGTTGGGGCAATCGGGGATGGTGCCGCTGGGAGCGGGATGGGCGAAGGCCGATCTGGCGCAGCATGTTTCCGATGAAGCGACCCGCACGCGAATCGGGGCTGCGGCTCTGTTGGATTTGGACGCGATACTGGCGTCGAAATCTCCCAAGCCGGTTCGGGGTTTGAGTGGATTGGCCATCCTGGCCCGCGAAAGCCTGCGTCACCCGGATCGTCTGCCCGGCCACCCGATGCGCGCCGCGCGATTGGCGTGGCATGGCCTGACGGGGCGCTGA
- a CDS encoding EF-hand domain-containing protein, which produces MWRYLAGGLGTLVLVGAGLFLWGSRPDTPSPLPAASAATAASPQTATDHAPLPEASARTREQKRFDRYDKDRDGTITREEYLAARRKAYAKLDRDGDGKLSFDEWAIKATTKFANADRDKSGTMNAAEFATTAVKRRPAARRDCPPARTAPAEAPEAGQAEEN; this is translated from the coding sequence ATGTGGCGCTATCTGGCCGGTGGGTTGGGCACGCTCGTGCTGGTGGGGGCAGGGTTGTTCTTATGGGGCAGCCGCCCGGACACACCCTCCCCGCTCCCCGCCGCGAGTGCCGCAACGGCGGCTTCCCCGCAAACCGCCACCGACCACGCGCCTTTGCCCGAAGCCTCCGCCCGCACGCGCGAGCAGAAGCGCTTCGACCGCTACGACAAGGACCGCGACGGCACGATCACGCGCGAGGAATATCTCGCCGCGCGCCGCAAGGCCTACGCCAAGCTGGACCGGGACGGCGACGGCAAGCTGTCCTTCGACGAATGGGCGATCAAGGCCACGACCAAGTTCGCCAATGCCGACCGCGACAAGTCGGGCACGATGAACGCGGCAGAGTTCGCCACCACCGCCGTCAAGCGTCGACCGGCTGCTCGGCGGGACTGTCCTCCGGCGCGAACGGCACCGGCTGAGGCACCGGAGGCGGGCCAGGCGGAAGAGAATTGA
- a CDS encoding cell wall hydrolase, whose amino-acid sequence MSDTPQPRGGIRAALFAIAGTASVVPALLVANAPDIPRIAHRSPQRAGPAPRIVAPTEVPPVEPVAFIDMTPDEARAYNESIPFSTDPNPAARPFVYRGSAEDKARALDCLAAGVLYEAGDDAQGEQAVAQVVLNRLRHPAFPKTVCGVVFEGQERSTGCQFTFSCDGALTKWQPPEAAWTRARQIAAMALNGKVFRPVGHSTHYHTDWVVPYWQASLDKVARVGSHLFFRWSGWWGTPPAFNRQLLAGEPVIAALAPFSPAHRAGTDASDDAGAALAEGAAATGAMAPLASEPDTFLITLPAGLAPEGFPALATTLCGPRKHCTVMAWRDASATAFSVPLNQVQMETMAFSYFRDADIGLERTLWNCGVYPTFKGPRCMKRMSMTIVPLAAPTPQPSPTPTPTGELTGVRRASTPPAEPKPKIPPL is encoded by the coding sequence GTGAGCGACACGCCCCAGCCGCGCGGCGGCATCCGCGCGGCTCTGTTCGCGATCGCCGGTACGGCCAGCGTCGTACCGGCTTTGCTCGTGGCGAACGCGCCCGACATCCCCCGGATCGCGCATCGGTCGCCCCAGCGGGCAGGCCCTGCCCCTCGCATCGTCGCGCCCACCGAAGTCCCACCGGTCGAGCCGGTGGCGTTCATCGATATGACGCCCGACGAAGCGCGGGCCTATAACGAGAGCATCCCCTTCTCGACCGATCCCAACCCGGCGGCGCGCCCTTTCGTCTATCGCGGATCGGCGGAGGACAAGGCGCGGGCGCTCGACTGTCTGGCGGCGGGCGTGCTGTACGAAGCGGGCGACGACGCCCAGGGCGAACAGGCGGTGGCGCAGGTCGTGCTCAACCGCCTGCGCCATCCCGCCTTTCCCAAGACGGTGTGCGGCGTGGTGTTCGAGGGGCAGGAGCGCAGCACCGGCTGCCAGTTCACCTTCTCCTGCGACGGCGCGCTGACCAAATGGCAACCGCCCGAGGCCGCCTGGACCCGCGCGCGCCAGATCGCGGCCATGGCATTGAACGGCAAGGTCTTCCGCCCCGTCGGCCATTCGACGCACTATCATACCGACTGGGTCGTCCCCTATTGGCAGGCGAGCCTGGACAAGGTCGCGCGGGTCGGCAGCCATCTGTTCTTCCGCTGGTCCGGCTGGTGGGGCACGCCGCCCGCTTTCAACCGGCAATTGCTGGCGGGGGAGCCGGTGATCGCGGCGCTCGCCCCCTTCTCGCCCGCACACCGGGCAGGCACCGATGCCAGCGACGATGCCGGAGCCGCGCTGGCCGAAGGGGCGGCCGCCACGGGCGCGATGGCGCCGCTCGCGAGCGAGCCGGACACCTTCCTCATCACCCTGCCCGCCGGATTGGCACCCGAAGGCTTCCCGGCGCTGGCGACAACGCTGTGCGGGCCGCGCAAGCATTGCACGGTCATGGCCTGGCGCGATGCCAGTGCCACCGCCTTCTCGGTGCCGCTCAATCAGGTTCAGATGGAGACGATGGCGTTCAGCTATTTCCGCGACGCAGACATCGGGCTGGAGCGAACCCTTTGGAATTGCGGCGTCTATCCGACGTTCAAAGGTCCGCGCTGCATGAAGCGCATGTCGATGACCATCGTCCCGTTGGCCGCTCCCACGCCGCAGCCCAGCCCGACGCCGACCCCCACCGGCGAACTGACCGGCGTCCGTCGCGCAAGCACGCCACCGGCCGAACCCAAGCCCAAAATTCCTCCCCTGTAA
- the cysK gene encoding cysteine synthase A, with protein sequence MKANTILETIGNTPHIKIQRLFPGSEVWIKSERSNPGGSIKDRIALAMIEAAEAKGDLKPGGTIVEPTSGNTGVGLAMVAAVKGYKLILVMPESMSIERRRLMLAYGATFDLTPREKGMKGAIERALEIVRETPGAWMPQQFENPANIDVHVRTTAQEILNDFRDSPIDVIITGVGTGGHITGVAETLKKEWPGLKVYAVEPAASPVIQGGQPGPHPIQGIGAGFIPANLHTQAIDGVIEVDANVAKDMARRSATEEGLLVGISSGATLAAILQKLPDLPDGTRVLGFNYDTGERYLSVPDFLPEQ encoded by the coding sequence ATGAAGGCCAACACCATCCTGGAAACGATCGGCAACACGCCGCACATCAAGATTCAGCGGCTGTTCCCCGGATCGGAGGTCTGGATCAAGTCGGAGCGATCGAACCCCGGCGGCTCGATCAAGGACCGTATCGCCCTCGCCATGATCGAGGCGGCGGAGGCCAAGGGCGACCTCAAGCCCGGCGGCACCATCGTCGAGCCGACCAGCGGCAATACCGGCGTCGGCCTGGCGATGGTTGCGGCGGTCAAGGGTTACAAGCTGATCCTGGTCATGCCCGAATCCATGTCGATCGAGCGCCGCCGCCTGATGCTGGCCTATGGTGCCACCTTCGACCTGACCCCGCGTGAAAAGGGCATGAAGGGCGCGATCGAGCGCGCGCTGGAGATCGTGCGCGAGACGCCCGGCGCCTGGATGCCGCAGCAGTTCGAGAACCCAGCGAACATCGACGTGCATGTCCGTACGACCGCACAGGAAATCCTGAACGACTTCCGCGATTCGCCGATCGACGTCATCATCACCGGCGTCGGCACCGGCGGCCATATCACCGGCGTCGCCGAGACACTGAAGAAGGAATGGCCGGGCCTGAAGGTCTATGCGGTCGAGCCCGCCGCCTCGCCGGTCATCCAGGGCGGCCAGCCCGGCCCGCACCCTATCCAAGGCATCGGCGCTGGGTTCATTCCCGCCAATCTCCACACCCAGGCGATCGACGGCGTGATCGAGGTTGACGCCAATGTCGCAAAGGACATGGCGCGCCGCTCGGCGACCGAAGAGGGGTTGCTGGTCGGCATTTCCTCGGGCGCGACGTTGGCGGCGATCCTGCAAAAGCTGCCCGACCTGCCTGACGGCACCCGTGTCCTGGGCTTCAACTATGACACCGGCGAGCGTTATCTGTCGGTGCCGGACTTCCTGCCTGAACAGTGA